One Niabella beijingensis DNA window includes the following coding sequences:
- a CDS encoding SusC/RagA family TonB-linked outer membrane protein, translated as MRNSIAVPSCCSFRPPLKWLSLLLLLMYFPAFSQTSRTISGAVVNSEGQPVANATVEVKGSSQAVITDTTGKFRITVPDGNATLSVNHVSYAPQEVAVGDRSQLTITLLTGDKKLDEVVVIGYGTQRRTSLTAAVSSVKGEEIAALPVANLANALGGRVPGVIFKQGSGEPGYDGASILIRGFSTTGNTAPLVIVDGVPRSFQQLDPNSVASFTILKDAAAVAPYGVAGANGVILVTTKRGTSGKAQMTYNGYYGWQNPTQLPRMVNSYDYAVMRNAAAENEGAAPVYGPYALQKFKDGSDPDLYPVNDPLHTLINKNAPMMGHNVSISGGSEKIKYFGALGYLTQDGMWGTTNFKRYNLTSNIDMQVTNTTKMGISLNGRVEDRQFPAVSASSIFYQLYRTPPVAPVLFSNGLWGSYIGRSAYGNVYESGYAKDLRQIMLTQVSLEQKLPLKGLTAKVVFSYDFNDPDGRTVKTWATPIPYYAITDTTTSPYTITKVGSDGPQKPSFNVFSSQVQSFTYQGYLTYNNSFGKSNVGATLVLEARNAKFTNVGAQRVNYNVPIPELNNGSSNANDISNSGMSSETKQRGMIFRATYAYDNKYLFEASGRYDGHFVFAPGQRYQLFPAFSAGWRLSEEGFMKGITWLDNLKIRGSYGESGALPYIGTELAPFQYLSAYQLLGNNAVFGTISTQGLRETSPANPNITWEKAKKTNIGFELSVLKGLFSIEADYFTEKRNDILIANQNKVPAEYGIGLPQTNSAAVSNHGFDMSMGSVYAVNKDLRIGLNANITYAKNKYVQIYELPATYDNPNRRQTGRPINTYFGYHALGLFQQSDDKNGDGIIDPSEYPVAQFGTLRPGDIRYEDVNGDNKIDANDQKAMGNTPTPQLIYGFSPSVTYKGFDLNVLFQGAGAGSFYLDQQAAWPFYNSGSALAASLDYWTPENPDARYPRVLSVPSQNTSQVSDWWLRKVNYLRLKSAEVGYTLPPHIMQRIRLQNIRVYLSGQNLVTWTKEMKDFDPEASQQQGQFYPQQRVITVGLNVTF; from the coding sequence ATGAGAAACAGTATTGCCGTGCCCTCTTGTTGCTCATTCAGGCCCCCTCTGAAATGGTTGAGCCTGTTATTATTACTGATGTACTTTCCTGCATTTTCGCAAACTTCCAGAACAATTAGCGGTGCCGTCGTCAACAGCGAAGGCCAGCCGGTTGCCAATGCTACAGTTGAGGTAAAAGGTAGCAGCCAGGCCGTGATAACGGATACTACCGGGAAGTTCCGTATCACTGTACCGGATGGAAATGCAACGCTTTCTGTGAACCATGTAAGCTATGCGCCTCAGGAAGTAGCCGTGGGTGATCGCAGTCAACTTACGATTACCCTTTTAACCGGGGATAAAAAACTGGATGAGGTCGTGGTGATCGGTTATGGCACGCAGCGAAGGACCTCGCTCACCGCAGCCGTATCTTCTGTAAAAGGAGAGGAGATCGCCGCCCTGCCGGTAGCCAACCTTGCCAATGCCCTGGGAGGGCGCGTACCCGGCGTGATCTTTAAACAGGGCAGCGGGGAGCCGGGTTATGATGGCGCGTCGATACTGATACGCGGTTTCAGCACCACCGGTAATACCGCACCGCTGGTTATTGTAGACGGGGTGCCGCGCAGTTTCCAGCAGCTGGATCCCAACAGCGTGGCCAGTTTCACCATATTAAAGGATGCGGCCGCCGTTGCACCCTACGGGGTGGCCGGTGCCAACGGGGTGATACTGGTGACCACCAAACGCGGCACCAGCGGCAAGGCACAGATGACCTATAACGGCTATTACGGCTGGCAGAATCCCACGCAATTACCGCGTATGGTGAACTCTTATGATTATGCGGTGATGCGGAATGCCGCCGCTGAAAATGAAGGCGCAGCGCCGGTTTACGGCCCCTATGCATTGCAGAAATTCAAAGATGGTTCCGATCCGGACCTGTACCCGGTCAATGATCCGCTGCATACACTTATCAATAAGAATGCACCGATGATGGGCCATAATGTGTCCATATCCGGAGGAAGTGAAAAAATAAAATACTTCGGTGCATTGGGTTATCTCACACAGGATGGTATGTGGGGCACCACCAATTTTAAACGCTATAACCTTACTTCCAATATCGACATGCAGGTGACCAATACTACCAAGATGGGCATATCGCTCAATGGCCGGGTGGAGGACCGGCAGTTCCCGGCGGTTTCCGCTTCAAGTATCTTTTACCAGCTGTACCGCACGCCGCCCGTAGCACCCGTATTGTTCAGCAATGGTCTCTGGGGGTCTTATATAGGCCGCTCTGCCTATGGCAACGTATATGAAAGCGGCTATGCCAAGGACCTGCGCCAGATCATGCTGACCCAGGTGAGCCTGGAACAGAAACTGCCGTTGAAAGGACTGACGGCAAAAGTGGTGTTCAGCTACGACTTCAACGACCCGGATGGCCGCACGGTAAAGACCTGGGCCACACCCATTCCTTATTATGCAATCACGGATACTACCACCTCGCCCTATACCATTACCAAAGTGGGGTCTGATGGTCCGCAGAAACCTTCTTTTAATGTATTCTCTTCGCAGGTGCAATCCTTTACGTATCAGGGGTACCTTACCTACAACAACAGTTTTGGCAAAAGTAATGTAGGCGCCACGCTGGTACTGGAAGCCCGCAACGCAAAGTTCACCAATGTAGGCGCACAGCGCGTGAATTATAATGTGCCCATTCCCGAGCTGAACAACGGCAGCTCCAATGCCAATGATATCTCCAACAGCGGCATGTCCAGCGAAACAAAACAACGCGGTATGATCTTCAGGGCTACTTACGCTTACGATAACAAATACCTGTTTGAAGCTTCAGGCCGGTACGACGGGCATTTTGTTTTTGCACCCGGCCAGCGTTACCAGTTGTTCCCGGCCTTCTCTGCCGGATGGCGCCTGTCGGAAGAAGGATTTATGAAAGGCATTACCTGGCTGGATAATTTAAAGATCCGTGGTTCTTATGGTGAAAGCGGTGCCCTGCCTTATATCGGCACGGAGCTGGCACCCTTCCAGTATTTAAGCGCTTACCAGCTGCTGGGCAATAATGCCGTGTTTGGTACGATCAGCACACAGGGATTACGGGAGACATCTCCTGCCAACCCTAATATCACCTGGGAAAAAGCAAAGAAGACCAATATCGGTTTTGAGCTGTCGGTGCTGAAAGGATTGTTCAGCATCGAGGCGGATTATTTTACGGAGAAACGGAACGATATACTGATCGCCAACCAGAACAAGGTACCGGCAGAATACGGGATCGGCCTGCCACAGACGAACTCCGCCGCGGTAAGCAATCATGGGTTTGATATGAGCATGGGTTCTGTTTATGCGGTCAACAAGGATCTCCGGATCGGGCTGAATGCGAATATTACCTATGCAAAAAATAAATACGTACAGATCTACGAGCTGCCGGCCACTTATGACAATCCAAACCGAAGACAGACCGGCCGGCCGATCAATACCTATTTCGGATACCATGCCCTCGGCCTGTTTCAGCAAAGCGATGATAAGAACGGCGATGGTATCATTGATCCGTCCGAATACCCCGTGGCGCAGTTCGGCACGCTGCGACCGGGCGATATACGGTATGAAGATGTAAACGGCGATAATAAGATCGACGCCAATGATCAGAAAGCCATGGGCAATACACCCACACCCCAGCTGATCTATGGCTTTTCGCCCTCGGTCACTTATAAGGGGTTTGACCTGAACGTACTGTTCCAGGGTGCCGGTGCCGGAAGTTTTTACCTGGATCAGCAGGCGGCATGGCCGTTCTACAACAGCGGCTCGGCGCTTGCAGCTTCACTCGATTACTGGACACCGGAAAACCCCGATGCACGTTATCCCCGGGTGTTGTCCGTACCCAGCCAGAACACCAGCCAGGTATCTGACTGGTGGCTGCGGAAGGTAAATTACCTGCGGCTGAAATCGGCCGAAGTAGGTTACACCCTCCCGCCGCATATCATGCAGCGTATCCGGTTGCAGAACATACGGGTATACCTTTCCGGGCAAAACCTGGTGACCTGGACAAAGGAAATGAAAGACTTTGATCCGGAAGCCAGCCAGCAGCAGGGGCAATTCTATCCCCAGCAGCGGGTGATCACTGTTGGTTTGAACGTAACTTTTTAA
- a CDS encoding energy transducer TonB, giving the protein MTGLYSDEANKIKNGRFHYYHPNGIIRSTGTYHDNKKTGLWLQYHNNGMLADSTFYKEDKQQGLSKNWSPDGYITDSTFFRADGSGVQVAWFTNGSPSIAGLYGPGQQKTGKWKYYHRNGKPSSEEYYKNDKLIDKRFFNEDGTAKADTTNPEKNASFPGGQEAWRKYLLKNLYFPSQYKLQNADQATVVVSFIIDESGKVAEAYVSDPFHPAFDAIALRLIQKSPDWIPAIDQHNRHVKAYRKQPVSFVQ; this is encoded by the coding sequence ATGACCGGACTGTATAGCGACGAAGCGAACAAGATCAAGAATGGCAGGTTTCATTATTATCATCCCAATGGTATCATCCGGAGTACCGGAACATATCATGACAATAAAAAAACGGGCCTGTGGCTGCAGTATCACAACAACGGGATGCTGGCGGATTCTACATTTTACAAAGAAGACAAGCAACAGGGACTGAGTAAAAACTGGTCCCCGGACGGTTATATAACCGACTCCACTTTTTTCCGGGCCGATGGCAGCGGAGTACAGGTGGCCTGGTTCACCAACGGCAGTCCCTCCATCGCCGGTTTGTATGGACCGGGGCAACAAAAAACAGGAAAATGGAAGTATTACCACCGGAACGGCAAGCCCAGCTCGGAAGAATATTATAAAAACGACAAACTGATTGACAAAAGATTTTTTAATGAAGACGGAACGGCTAAAGCGGACACCACCAATCCAGAAAAGAACGCGAGCTTCCCCGGCGGTCAGGAGGCCTGGAGGAAATACCTTCTAAAGAATCTTTATTTTCCTTCCCAGTACAAACTGCAAAACGCAGATCAGGCCACAGTGGTTGTTTCTTTTATTATAGATGAGTCAGGAAAAGTGGCAGAAGCGTACGTAAGTGATCCCTTCCATCCGGCCTTTGATGCCATTGCGCTCCGGCTCATTCAGAAATCACCGGATTGGATACCGGCTATTGATCAGCATAACCGGCATGTAAAAGCATACAGAAAACAGCCGGTCTCTTTCGTACAATAA
- a CDS encoding RagB/SusD family nutrient uptake outer membrane protein, with product MKSISSIKLIYILPVFIILAQSCSDKVLDVDPRDRLTDETVWTDPGSADLFLNDVYTGLPDGNNWYDPIENWSDNSICGFAWPNSRTTMQQSLQSPVVTGFSGDVSSLLDWTSLYTKIRKCNVFIKNVTAAATLPDDFKKPKLAEARVLRAYFYHLLWMAYGGVPVITDVLDAETQGDAIFRPRNTADETYQFITKELDEVAADLPAMPSSGRMGKGAAWVLKGWCELFAGNYAAAVASNKKIMDELEYQLDPDYAALFLTKGAESKEAILYREYNPPGSGKGGRIDGVAGPTFTKGGAETSWGGVNPTQELVDEYAMANGKVITDPTSGYNPQKPYENREKRFYQSIVYDGSYFYNDTIYTRKGVGSKNEIDLTDRDDAGQTGYYLRKRLASNLVLGAASWDGYTSYQNYILFRFAEVLLNYAEAQNELAGADASVYDAVNRVRTRSGLSNLPAGLSKDQMRTAIRRERRVELAFEDKRYWDLIRWKIAEVNINRPLHGVSITKTGSVLSYTTIAARGGDRKFYASKNYLFPIPQTVIDKNPKLQGHQNPGY from the coding sequence ATGAAATCTATTTCTTCTATAAAGCTGATATATATCCTGCCCGTTTTTATAATACTGGCGCAATCCTGTAGCGATAAGGTGCTGGACGTGGATCCCCGGGACCGGCTTACGGATGAAACCGTGTGGACCGATCCGGGATCGGCTGATCTGTTTTTAAATGACGTATACACCGGGCTGCCGGATGGCAATAACTGGTATGATCCGATTGAGAACTGGTCGGATAATTCCATCTGTGGTTTTGCCTGGCCCAATTCACGCACCACCATGCAGCAGAGCCTGCAATCGCCGGTAGTGACGGGCTTTTCAGGGGATGTCAGCAGCCTGCTCGACTGGACCTCGCTGTACACCAAGATCCGGAAATGCAATGTATTCATCAAAAATGTAACCGCCGCTGCAACATTGCCCGATGATTTTAAAAAGCCCAAACTGGCGGAAGCGCGGGTGCTACGCGCTTATTTTTATCACCTGCTGTGGATGGCCTACGGCGGTGTGCCGGTGATCACGGATGTGCTGGACGCCGAAACACAGGGAGATGCCATATTTCGTCCGAGGAATACGGCAGATGAAACCTACCAGTTCATTACAAAAGAACTGGATGAAGTGGCTGCCGATCTGCCGGCCATGCCCTCCTCCGGCAGGATGGGGAAGGGGGCTGCCTGGGTATTAAAAGGGTGGTGCGAACTGTTTGCCGGCAACTATGCCGCTGCCGTCGCCAGTAATAAAAAGATCATGGATGAGCTGGAATACCAGCTGGATCCGGATTACGCCGCACTATTCCTTACAAAAGGCGCTGAAAGTAAAGAAGCCATCCTATACCGCGAATACAATCCTCCCGGATCCGGCAAGGGCGGCCGTATCGATGGTGTGGCAGGGCCTACGTTTACAAAAGGCGGGGCAGAGACCAGCTGGGGCGGCGTGAATCCTACACAGGAGCTGGTGGATGAATATGCCATGGCCAATGGTAAGGTGATCACGGATCCGACATCCGGCTACAACCCGCAAAAGCCCTATGAGAACCGGGAGAAACGGTTTTACCAATCCATTGTATACGACGGCTCTTATTTTTATAACGATACTATCTATACCCGGAAGGGGGTGGGAAGTAAAAATGAAATAGATCTTACCGACAGGGACGATGCCGGACAAACGGGTTACTACCTGCGCAAGCGCCTTGCTTCCAACCTTGTCCTGGGTGCTGCCAGCTGGGATGGCTATACCAGTTATCAGAACTATATCCTCTTCCGCTTTGCAGAAGTATTATTGAATTATGCGGAAGCGCAGAACGAACTGGCCGGTGCGGATGCTTCTGTATACGATGCGGTTAACCGGGTAAGAACCAGATCGGGATTGTCCAACCTCCCGGCAGGGTTAAGCAAGGACCAGATGCGTACAGCCATCCGGCGGGAACGCAGGGTGGAACTGGCTTTTGAAGACAAACGTTACTGGGACCTTATCCGCTGGAAGATAGCTGAAGTGAACATCAACCGGCCGCTGCACGGCGTTTCCATTACCAAAACCGGCAGTGTGCTCAGCTATACCACCATCGCGGCAAGGGGTGGCGACCGGAAATTCTATGCTTCCAAAAATTATTTGTTCCCCATCCCCCAAACGGTGATCGATAAGAATCCCAAATTGCAGGGCCATCAGAACCCGGGGTATTAA